The Thermomicrobiales bacterium genome includes a region encoding these proteins:
- a CDS encoding carbohydrate ABC transporter permease translates to MGANYERTAGSRKRFDAWGIAGWIFLFFLMVFTLVPLAWMLSTALKTQLGALQFPPRWIPANPTLDNFKMLLDPNDDIGRRFLRYMLNSLWVSTATTIVGVCVAVPAAYAFSRFRFPGKNALFYGVLLRNMFPAVIFLIPLFILMRNLHLVNSYLSLIITYLTFGLPLSIWLLKGFYDNIPVQLEQAARIDGATRFQAFIKVVMPLSAPGIVATAIYSFILAWNEYVYALTFITDDQKLTVPVGLQRFFSEYVANWPGLMAAAFLMSVPVVIMFMVLQKYFVRALTEGAVKQ, encoded by the coding sequence ATGGGCGCGAACTACGAACGAACCGCTGGCTCGCGCAAGCGCTTCGATGCCTGGGGCATTGCAGGCTGGATCTTCCTCTTTTTTCTGATGGTCTTCACGCTCGTCCCGCTGGCCTGGATGCTCTCTACCGCGCTCAAGACCCAGCTCGGCGCGCTCCAGTTCCCCCCGCGCTGGATTCCCGCCAATCCAACGCTGGACAACTTCAAAATGCTCCTCGATCCGAACGACGACATCGGCCGCCGCTTCCTGCGCTACATGCTCAACAGCCTCTGGGTTTCGACTGCCACCACCATTGTTGGCGTCTGCGTGGCGGTCCCAGCGGCCTATGCCTTCTCCCGCTTCCGCTTCCCTGGGAAGAACGCCCTCTTCTATGGGGTGCTGCTGCGCAACATGTTCCCGGCGGTCATCTTCCTGATTCCGCTCTTCATCCTCATGCGCAACCTGCATCTGGTGAACAGCTACCTCTCCCTCATCATCACCTATCTCACGTTCGGTCTTCCGCTCTCGATCTGGCTGCTGAAAGGCTTCTACGACAACATACCCGTCCAACTGGAACAAGCCGCCCGCATCGATGGCGCCACTCGCTTCCAGGCATTCATCAAAGTCGTCATGCCGCTGTCGGCGCCTGGCATCGTCGCCACCGCGATCTACAGCTTCATCCTCGCCTGGAACGAATACGTCTACGCGCTCACCTTCATCACCGACGACCAGAAACTCACCGTCCCGGTTGGTCTGCAGCGCTTCTTCTCGGAATACGTCGCCAACTGGCCCGGCCTCATGGCCGCCGCCTTCCTCATGAGCGTCCCAGTCGTCATCATGTTCATGGTCCTGCAGAAATACTTCGTCCGCGCCCTCACCGAAGGCGCCGTCAAGCAATGA
- a CDS encoding sugar ABC transporter permease encodes MSAITGGQPTADPPPPKKSGPGFFGRLAALPGDIARHWNDYLYIIPALGIMLVVIAYPIFYTVRLSFYSTPANLAMEDKIWVGLDNYKRILQSDSFRNVTMNTLEWTILSTAFAYLIGLGAALVVQREFRGRSVVRGLLLIPWVISYVSAAYIWKWLYHSDYGLINDTLVRLNIVDDNINILDNIHRALPALIIANIWKEFPFAMIMLLAGLQGVPDQLHRAARVDGAGAWARFWHITMPQLKSVSVVTVLLLLLTNLNSFTLVWIMTGGGPAGSTDIWITQIYQLAFGRTRFGIASAYSVILFLVMMSLGYFYVKALTRGDERREG; translated from the coding sequence ATGTCCGCGATCACCGGCGGCCAACCCACGGCTGACCCTCCACCGCCGAAGAAATCCGGCCCCGGGTTCTTCGGCCGGCTTGCCGCGCTGCCCGGCGATATCGCGCGCCATTGGAACGACTACCTCTACATCATCCCGGCTCTCGGCATCATGCTGGTGGTCATCGCCTATCCCATCTTCTACACGGTTCGCCTTTCCTTCTATTCCACTCCGGCGAACCTGGCCATGGAAGACAAGATCTGGGTCGGGCTCGACAACTACAAACGCATCCTGCAAAGCGATTCCTTCCGCAACGTGACCATGAACACGCTGGAGTGGACCATCCTCTCCACCGCGTTCGCCTATCTCATCGGGCTCGGCGCGGCGCTGGTGGTGCAACGCGAGTTCCGCGGCCGCAGCGTGGTGCGCGGCCTGCTCCTCATTCCGTGGGTAATCAGCTACGTCTCCGCCGCCTACATCTGGAAATGGCTCTATCACTCCGACTACGGGCTCATCAACGACACCCTCGTTCGCCTCAACATCGTCGATGACAACATCAATATCCTGGACAACATCCACCGCGCCCTCCCCGCATTGATCATCGCCAACATCTGGAAAGAATTCCCCTTCGCCATGATCATGTTGCTGGCCGGGCTCCAGGGCGTACCCGATCAGCTCCACCGCGCAGCGCGCGTCGATGGCGCCGGCGCCTGGGCTCGCTTCTGGCATATCACCATGCCGCAACTCAAGAGCGTCTCCGTCGTCACTGTCCTGCTCTTGTTGCTGACGAACCTGAACTCGTTCACCCTCGTCTGGATCATGACCGGCGGCGGTCCCGCCGGCTCCACCGACATCTGGATCACCCAGATCTACCAATTGGCCTTTGGGCGCACCCGCTTCGGCATCGCCTCGGCCTATTCGGTGATCCTCTTCCTGGTGATGATGTCGCTCGGATACTTCTATGTGAAAGCCCTCACGCGGGGCGATGAGCGACGGGAGGGCTAA
- a CDS encoding class I SAM-dependent methyltransferase, whose protein sequence is MTERNWNEDESKIFIDQGKVFTPRRDELRDAFLDLIPAERDEAFQVVELASGAGWLSAAILERYPNASILALDGSVEMRAETARSLAPYPGRWETRAFELLDTNWRANLPNDLRAIVSSLAIHHLKGTAKRGLFADLHSHLSPGGALLIADLVEPASPAALRHAARAWDEDVERQSRELSGSPASWEFFRDDHWNIYTWPDLEMDFPSPLVDQIDWLRQTGYTRIDIPWARAGHTLIAAYRP, encoded by the coding sequence ATGACCGAACGAAACTGGAACGAGGACGAATCGAAGATCTTCATCGACCAGGGCAAGGTCTTCACCCCTCGCCGCGATGAACTGCGGGACGCGTTCCTCGATCTGATCCCGGCCGAACGCGACGAGGCCTTCCAGGTCGTCGAACTCGCGTCCGGCGCCGGTTGGCTCTCAGCCGCCATCCTGGAGCGATACCCCAACGCGTCCATCCTCGCGCTCGACGGTTCCGTCGAGATGCGTGCCGAAACCGCCCGATCGCTGGCTCCCTATCCTGGCCGCTGGGAAACCCGCGCGTTCGAACTACTCGACACCAACTGGCGCGCAAATCTCCCGAACGACCTGCGCGCCATCGTTTCCTCCCTTGCGATCCATCATCTGAAGGGAACTGCCAAGCGCGGCCTCTTCGCCGATCTGCACAGCCACCTTTCCCCCGGCGGCGCGCTCCTCATAGCCGATCTGGTCGAACCAGCCAGCCCCGCCGCCCTGCGCCATGCCGCCCGCGCCTGGGACGAGGATGTCGAACGTCAATCGCGCGAGCTCTCCGGCAGTCCGGCCTCCTGGGAGTTCTTTCGCGACGATCACTGGAATATCTACACCTGGCCCGACCTCGAAATGGACTTCCCCTCCCCCCTCGTCGACCAGATCGACTGGCTCCGTCAGACCGGCTACACCCGCATCGATATCCCCTGGGCGCGCGCCGGACACACCCTCATCGCCGCCTATCGCCCCTGA
- a CDS encoding sugar ABC transporter substrate-binding protein, with translation MSTQRYRELFNKELNRRKFLAYGAAAGAGAAFLPSALTLAQDGTIDTTEWTPETIVAQAGTLEVDTAAEVAKVVPLDYAGEVSYWYVGPADAEPQITKDIDKEFWEAFAATYPNIKVNITSLTYNDMLDQIRTAALGNAAPMVAKMPILWGVEFAAKGQLQEFGPADAGYPVEEYWPGAMKSVTYDGKTYGVPTNNETMALIWNAAIFEEAGLDPDAPPATWDDLVAYSKQIKDNTGKDGYGLVARVNAGNTPFRFMPAMWAYGGGALDEAAENPTYEEIWVNNDGSKAALQAYYQMYVTDKSVPTSALTNTQTENQAPFIAGTLGMMIAHPSEYAKMNDLAATATGADKEIADQVVENMRYGFLPEGPDRRAVVFGGSNVHVFDPSVVDGGNVDLDAARALIAFMTGPEWSTKLAWVGSNPSNIRGFQTIWMKERLDSIPNLDVTTSMLPYGIPFPVVPESTEIMNIIVPEMLQNALTESMSVEDAANDAAAKIEELRGDGL, from the coding sequence ATGTCAACGCAGCGATATCGCGAACTCTTCAATAAGGAATTGAACCGCCGCAAGTTCCTCGCATATGGCGCAGCAGCGGGCGCCGGAGCCGCCTTCCTCCCCTCGGCCTTGACCCTGGCCCAGGACGGCACCATCGACACAACCGAATGGACTCCGGAAACCATCGTGGCGCAAGCCGGTACCCTCGAGGTCGATACCGCCGCCGAGGTCGCCAAGGTGGTGCCGCTCGACTATGCCGGCGAAGTCTCCTACTGGTACGTTGGTCCGGCCGATGCCGAACCGCAAATCACCAAAGACATCGACAAGGAATTTTGGGAAGCATTCGCGGCTACCTATCCCAACATCAAGGTCAACATCACCAGCCTGACCTATAACGACATGCTGGACCAGATCCGCACCGCCGCGCTGGGCAATGCCGCGCCGATGGTCGCCAAGATGCCGATCCTCTGGGGCGTCGAGTTCGCCGCCAAGGGCCAGCTTCAGGAATTCGGCCCAGCCGATGCCGGCTACCCGGTCGAGGAATACTGGCCAGGTGCCATGAAGTCGGTCACCTATGACGGCAAGACCTATGGCGTCCCCACCAACAACGAAACCATGGCCCTCATCTGGAATGCGGCCATCTTCGAGGAGGCCGGTCTCGATCCCGATGCGCCGCCGGCCACGTGGGACGATCTCGTCGCGTACTCGAAGCAGATCAAGGACAACACCGGCAAGGACGGCTACGGTCTCGTCGCCCGCGTCAATGCCGGCAACACCCCGTTCCGCTTCATGCCGGCCATGTGGGCATATGGTGGCGGCGCGCTCGACGAAGCTGCGGAGAACCCCACCTATGAGGAGATCTGGGTCAACAATGACGGCTCCAAAGCCGCGCTCCAGGCCTACTATCAGATGTACGTCACCGACAAGTCGGTGCCGACCTCTGCGCTGACCAACACCCAGACCGAGAATCAGGCGCCATTCATCGCCGGCACCCTCGGCATGATGATCGCCCATCCCTCCGAGTACGCGAAGATGAACGATCTCGCCGCCACTGCCACCGGCGCGGACAAAGAGATCGCCGATCAGGTCGTCGAGAACATGCGCTATGGCTTCCTGCCGGAAGGCCCCGATCGCCGCGCGGTCGTCTTCGGCGGATCGAATGTCCACGTCTTCGATCCTTCCGTGGTCGATGGCGGCAATGTCGATCTGGACGCCGCCAGGGCGCTCATCGCCTTCATGACCGGTCCGGAATGGTCCACCAAGCTCGCCTGGGTCGGCTCCAACCCCTCCAACATCCGCGGCTTCCAGACCATCTGGATGAAGGAACGGCTCGATTCGATCCCCAACCTCGATGTGACCACCTCCATGCTCCCCTACGGCATCCCCTTCCCGGTGGTCCCGGAATCGACCGAAATCATGAACATCATCGTGCCGGAGATGCTGCAGAACGCGCTCACCGAATCGATGTCGGTCGAGGACGCCGCCAACGATGCGGCTGCCAAGATCGAAGAACTGCGCGGCGACGGGCTCTAG
- a CDS encoding SH3 domain-containing protein: protein METISSNLSRRAFLRSSAAATAVAALPLLGSNASAQDEEVAAAASGFYRTTDYVNFRTGPGADYGVIRVLPPQSPLQAVGPESYGFMKVSNQGTIGWVHADYVATGNGGSSDIPQSLGYKTTSAYVNMRSGPSTGYSVIRTLPQGTSVEVFDSFQGNFQLVGYAQQLGWVSLDYLSGGGGDGEGNGGPIGQLRVTSALNLRSSASLSAPVLRVMPAGTMVWPSDQLSNGFRYVELVDGSAAGWAYDSYLA from the coding sequence ATGGAAACCATTTCATCCAATCTCTCCCGGCGTGCCTTCCTGCGCTCGTCCGCCGCCGCGACTGCTGTCGCCGCTCTGCCCCTCCTCGGCTCGAACGCATCCGCCCAGGACGAGGAAGTCGCCGCGGCCGCATCCGGCTTCTATCGCACCACCGACTACGTCAACTTCCGCACTGGTCCTGGCGCCGACTACGGCGTCATCCGGGTCCTTCCACCCCAATCGCCGCTCCAGGCTGTCGGTCCGGAAAGCTACGGATTCATGAAAGTCTCGAATCAGGGCACGATCGGCTGGGTGCATGCCGACTACGTTGCCACCGGCAATGGAGGAAGCTCCGACATTCCGCAAAGCCTCGGCTACAAGACCACGTCTGCCTATGTGAACATGCGCAGCGGTCCCAGCACCGGATATTCCGTCATTCGCACGCTCCCGCAAGGGACGAGCGTCGAAGTCTTCGACAGCTTCCAGGGCAACTTCCAGCTCGTTGGCTACGCCCAGCAGCTCGGATGGGTCTCGCTCGACTATCTCTCGGGTGGAGGGGGCGATGGCGAAGGCAATGGCGGCCCGATCGGGCAACTGCGCGTCACCTCGGCGCTCAACCTGCGGTCGTCCGCATCGCTCTCGGCGCCTGTCCTCAGGGTCATGCCCGCTGGAACCATGGTGTGGCCTTCTGACCAGCTGAGCAATGGATTCCGCTACGTCGAACTGGTCGATGGCTCCGCCGCCGGCTGGGCCTACGATTCCTATCTCGCCTGA
- a CDS encoding ABC transporter ATP-binding protein, giving the protein MGRVILENVVKRYGDVIAVDNVSLTVEEGEFVALVGPSGCGKTTTLNLIAGLLELSDGNIYIGERLVNDLDPKDRDIAMVFQNYALYPNKTVYNNLAFPLQMRKTPKAQIDQRVRETARLLSIEPLLDRRPKELSGGQQQRVALGRALVRNPQVFLMDEPLSNLDAKLRVQMRAELKRFHQDLNATIVYVTHDQLEAVTMADKMAVMSGGLLQQYDAPDTVYNHPVNTFVAGFVGSPAMNLLPASVEVDGTTTWLRNADKWSYQLDDKRAAMARAASSGTVVAGLRHNAIDLHTQERDGAIPVRVYTVEPTGDLTYVHGYLGDALIVASVPPSTHIKADDIVWATLDLPHMHLFDGATQQTLAGGTA; this is encoded by the coding sequence ATGGGCCGCGTAATTCTCGAGAACGTCGTCAAGCGTTACGGCGACGTCATCGCCGTCGACAATGTCTCCCTCACCGTCGAGGAAGGCGAGTTCGTGGCCCTCGTCGGTCCATCCGGCTGCGGCAAGACCACCACCCTGAATCTCATCGCCGGCCTGCTCGAGCTCTCCGATGGCAACATCTACATCGGCGAGCGGCTGGTCAACGACCTCGACCCCAAAGACCGCGACATTGCCATGGTCTTCCAGAATTACGCCCTCTATCCCAACAAGACCGTCTACAACAACCTCGCCTTCCCACTGCAGATGCGCAAGACTCCGAAGGCCCAGATCGACCAACGCGTACGCGAAACCGCCCGCCTGCTCAGCATCGAGCCCCTGCTCGACCGACGGCCGAAAGAGCTCTCCGGCGGCCAGCAGCAGCGCGTCGCCCTCGGCCGCGCCCTCGTGCGCAATCCGCAGGTCTTCCTGATGGACGAACCGCTCTCCAACCTCGACGCCAAGCTCCGCGTCCAGATGCGCGCCGAGCTCAAACGTTTCCATCAAGACCTCAACGCCACCATCGTCTACGTCACCCACGACCAGTTGGAAGCCGTCACCATGGCCGACAAGATGGCCGTCATGTCCGGCGGGCTCCTCCAGCAATACGACGCGCCCGATACCGTCTACAACCACCCGGTCAACACCTTCGTCGCCGGTTTCGTCGGCAGCCCCGCCATGAACCTTCTTCCGGCCTCGGTCGAAGTCGACGGAACCACCACCTGGCTGCGCAACGCGGACAAATGGTCGTACCAGCTCGACGACAAACGCGCCGCCATGGCCCGCGCCGCCAGCTCCGGAACCGTCGTCGCCGGACTACGCCACAACGCCATCGACCTCCACACCCAGGAGCGCGACGGCGCCATCCCCGTGCGCGTCTACACCGTCGAACCGACTGGCGACCTCACCTACGTCCACGGCTACCTCGGCGACGCCCTCATCGTCGCCAGCGTTCCCCCCTCGACCCACATCAAGGCCGACGACATCGTCTGGGCCACCCTCGACCTCCCCCACATGCACCTCTTCGACGGCGCCACCCAGCAAACCCTCGCTGGAGGAACCGCGTAG
- a CDS encoding sulfite oxidase, giving the protein MMLATESSAPRYDRRTLMKRLAAAGFAAPVIASIVADGAWAQDAATPVAGTPTAGSAAALPELTSPFTIIPPNDDPAKSLASIGVDQPLIAHGGFNFGTPPELVTDFDVANDAFFIRSHGPSAQLDDPSKYTLTVGGHVDTPLQLTLDDLRGMPMQTYQSFLECSGNGRGFFNPTAKGGQWRNDAIGNAEWTGVPLHVVLDQAGVKDGAIDVVSQGGDFPEMQRGLPIDVAMGADTMLVLQMNGEELPAPHGGPVRLFVPGWGGIASTKWIIGLTVLDTTFQGDFNVGNYIVITAQNEVLRPVREMPVSSAIWTPAYDSQVKAGQVPITGYAWSGLGAIAKVEVSTDNGVTWNDATITDSSGEHSWAHFEYLWDATPGPTGLLTRATDDRATSQPGVAQWNQLGYQYNAVQRVMIDVTA; this is encoded by the coding sequence ATGATGCTCGCTACCGAATCGTCCGCCCCGCGTTACGATCGCCGCACCCTGATGAAACGCCTTGCCGCCGCAGGATTCGCCGCTCCGGTCATCGCCTCGATCGTGGCCGACGGCGCCTGGGCGCAGGATGCCGCCACCCCGGTCGCCGGCACACCCACAGCTGGCTCCGCGGCAGCGCTGCCCGAGCTCACCAGCCCGTTCACGATCATTCCCCCCAACGACGACCCGGCCAAATCCCTCGCGTCGATTGGTGTCGATCAACCGCTGATCGCGCACGGAGGATTCAACTTTGGCACCCCGCCGGAACTGGTGACCGACTTCGACGTTGCCAACGACGCCTTCTTCATCCGATCGCACGGACCATCGGCCCAACTCGACGATCCGTCGAAGTACACGCTCACGGTGGGCGGTCATGTCGATACCCCGCTTCAGCTCACCCTGGACGACCTGCGAGGGATGCCGATGCAGACCTACCAGTCATTCCTCGAATGCTCTGGCAACGGTCGCGGCTTCTTCAATCCCACCGCCAAGGGCGGTCAATGGCGCAATGACGCCATCGGCAACGCCGAATGGACCGGTGTGCCGCTCCACGTCGTCCTCGATCAGGCCGGGGTCAAGGACGGCGCCATCGATGTCGTCTCCCAGGGGGGTGATTTCCCCGAGATGCAACGTGGGCTGCCGATCGACGTCGCCATGGGCGCCGACACCATGCTGGTTCTGCAAATGAACGGCGAAGAGCTCCCCGCGCCTCATGGTGGGCCGGTGCGCCTCTTCGTCCCCGGCTGGGGTGGCATCGCCTCCACCAAATGGATCATCGGCCTCACTGTGCTCGATACCACCTTCCAGGGCGATTTCAACGTCGGCAACTACATCGTCATCACTGCTCAGAATGAGGTGCTCCGGCCGGTCCGTGAGATGCCGGTGTCGTCTGCCATCTGGACGCCCGCCTACGACTCCCAGGTGAAAGCCGGCCAGGTGCCGATCACCGGCTACGCCTGGTCCGGACTTGGCGCCATCGCCAAAGTCGAGGTCTCGACCGACAACGGCGTGACCTGGAACGACGCCACCATCACCGATTCGAGCGGCGAGCACTCATGGGCGCATTTCGAATACCTATGGGACGCCACCCCGGGACCAACCGGGCTGCTCACCCGCGCCACCGACGACCGCGCCACCTCACAACCGGGCGTCGCTCAATGGAACCAGCTCGGCTACCAATACAACGCCGTCCAGCGCGTGATGATCGACGTCACCGCCTGA
- a CDS encoding enolase C-terminal domain-like protein, whose amino-acid sequence MAKKQTKAEKPDEIQQIIPDAWPKYAPAGKEPVRIRDLNVILTAPDGIRLVIVKVETSEPGLYGLGCATFTQRPMAVVEAIEHYIKPMAIGRDVHDIEDLFQTGYLSSYWRSGPVLNNALSGLDMALWDIKGKLAGMPVYQLFGGKSRRAANVYVHASGNDFAEVEESAREFWEQGYRYIRCQVAVPNSATYGVSGKSMKAAYHLDPKQESWDPDAYARIVPKLFEHMRAAMGDEVEFLHDIHERVPPITAIRIAKEVEPYRLFFLEDPFAPEDNGYFPLLRQHSAVPIAMGELYVNQAEYIDLVKDRLIDFMRVHISDIGGLTNARKLAAYCEYFGVRTAWHGPGDASPVAHAANLQLDLNTPNFGIQEAYLPPEKTRAVFPGTPEIHDGMMWSNEQPGLGIDIDEKLAAKYPFPEHSINGAWPPVRLKDGTVQRP is encoded by the coding sequence ATGGCAAAGAAGCAGACGAAGGCGGAGAAGCCGGACGAGATTCAGCAGATCATCCCGGATGCGTGGCCGAAATATGCGCCGGCGGGAAAGGAGCCGGTGCGGATTCGGGATCTGAACGTGATCCTGACTGCGCCAGACGGCATCCGGCTGGTCATCGTGAAGGTGGAGACGAGCGAGCCGGGGCTCTATGGGCTGGGTTGCGCGACGTTCACCCAGCGGCCTATGGCGGTGGTGGAGGCGATCGAGCACTACATCAAGCCGATGGCGATCGGGCGCGATGTGCATGACATCGAGGACCTTTTTCAGACCGGGTATCTCTCGTCGTACTGGCGCAGCGGGCCGGTGCTGAACAATGCATTGTCGGGGCTCGACATGGCGTTGTGGGACATCAAGGGGAAGCTGGCGGGGATGCCGGTCTACCAGCTTTTCGGTGGCAAGTCACGCCGAGCGGCGAATGTCTACGTGCATGCCTCGGGGAACGATTTTGCTGAGGTGGAGGAATCGGCCAGGGAGTTCTGGGAGCAGGGATATCGCTATATCCGATGCCAGGTGGCGGTACCGAACTCGGCGACGTACGGGGTGTCGGGCAAGAGCATGAAGGCGGCCTACCACCTCGACCCGAAGCAGGAGTCGTGGGATCCGGACGCCTACGCGCGTATCGTGCCGAAGCTGTTCGAGCATATGCGCGCGGCGATGGGCGATGAGGTGGAGTTCCTGCACGATATCCACGAACGGGTGCCGCCGATCACGGCGATTCGCATTGCAAAGGAAGTCGAGCCGTATCGGTTGTTCTTCCTGGAAGACCCGTTCGCGCCGGAGGATAACGGCTATTTCCCATTGCTGCGGCAGCATTCGGCGGTGCCGATCGCGATGGGTGAACTGTATGTGAATCAGGCGGAGTACATCGATCTGGTGAAGGATCGGTTGATCGACTTCATGCGGGTGCATATCTCGGATATCGGCGGATTGACCAACGCGCGCAAGCTGGCGGCGTATTGCGAGTACTTTGGCGTGCGGACGGCCTGGCACGGACCGGGGGATGCCTCGCCGGTGGCGCATGCGGCGAACTTGCAGCTCGACCTGAACACGCCGAACTTCGGTATCCAGGAAGCGTATCTGCCACCAGAGAAGACCCGTGCGGTTTTCCCGGGCACGCCGGAGATACATGACGGCATGATGTGGTCGAACGAGCAGCCGGGCCTGGGGATCGATATCGACGAGAAGCTGGCGGCGAAATATCCCTTCCCGGAGCATTCGATCAATGGGGCGTGGCCGCCGGTTCGGTTGAAAGACGGGACGGTGCAAAGGCCGTAG